A window of Solanum stenotomum isolate F172 chromosome 3, ASM1918654v1, whole genome shotgun sequence contains these coding sequences:
- the LOC125858527 gene encoding heavy metal-associated isoprenylated plant protein 28 yields the protein MANMQIVPAGRNVNVEPQYVEMMVPLYSYGCERKINNALSHIKGIYSVNVDFEQQKVTVWGICNKYDVLARVRSKRKAARFWNTEDNNVVNMEEYSERDSSATCRYRIRPPLALIRARSLSWKLALKKAFTRSYSF from the exons ATGGCGAACATGCAGATAGTTCCAGCAGGCAGAAATGTGAATGTAGAGCCTCAGTATGTGGAAATGATGGTTCCTCTATACTCTTATGGTTGTGAGAGAAAAATCAACAATGCTCTTTCCCATATCAAAG GAATATATTCAGTGAATGTAGATTTTGAACAACAAAAGGTGACAGTATGGGGAATCTGCAACAAGTATGATGTGTTAGCTAGAGTTAGGAGCAAAAGAAAAGCGGCTCGTTTTTGGAATACAGAAGACAACAACGTTGTTAACATGGAAGAATATTCAGAAAGAGATTCATCAGCAACTTGTCGTTATCGAATTAGGCCGCCTTTAGCCCTCATAAGGGCTCGATCTCTAAGCTGGAAATTAGCTTTAAAAAAGGCCTTCACAAGATCATATTCATTCTAG
- the LOC125858520 gene encoding heavy metal-associated isoprenylated plant protein 9-like yields the protein MGEEMKQEPLKEEVKTEEKKEEQTEEKKEEKVEEEEKKEEPKPPSPFVLYVDLHCVGCAKKIERSISKIRGVEGVVIEMAKNQVTIKGVIEPQAVCDRITKKTKRVAKVLSPLPVAEGEPIPEVVASQVSGLTTVELNVNMHCEACAEQLKKKILRMKGVRSAETEASTGKVTVTGTMDANKLVDYVYRRTKKQAKIVPQPEPEPEKPAEETKPDEAKPVEEPKPEDKKDDGAAPAENKEGGDGEKPPEGEKNEGGGGGEEMIVPIEDYYDEHTINKFMYYHQYQPLYVIERIPPPQLFSDENPNACCIT from the exons ATGGGTGAAGAAATGAAACAG GAGCCACTAAAGGAAGAAGTGAAAACAGAGGAGAAAAAGGAAGAGCAAacagaggagaagaaagaagagaaagtagaagaagaggagaaaaaagaagagcCAAAACCACCTTCACCTTTTGTTTTGTATGTGGACTTGCATTGTGTTGGATGTGCCAAGAAAATTGAGAGGTCAATTTCAAAGATTAGAG GGGTTGAGGGAGTAGTAATAGAGATGGCGAAAAACCAAGTGACAATAAAGGGAGTAATAGAGCCACAAGCAGTGTGCGACAGAATTACGAAGAAAACTAAAAGAGTTGCAAAAGTGTTGTCACCCCTGCCGGTAGCTGAGGGTGAACCAATTCCTGAAGTTGTTGCTTCACAG GTAAGTGGATTGACTACTGTGGAACTTAATGTCAACATGCATTGTGAGGCCTGCGCTGAGCAACTTAAAAAAAAGATTCTCAGAATGAAAG GTGTTAGAAGTGCGGAAACAGAAGCCAGCACTGGCAAAGTAACGGTGACAGGCACTATGGACGCTAACAAGCTCGTCGACTACGTCTATCGACGCACCAAAAAACAAGCAAAAATTGTCCCTCAACCCGAACCTGAGCCCGAAAAGCCCGCTGAAGAGACCAAGCCCGATGAGGCAAAGCCCGTTGAAGAACCAAAGCCCGAAGATAAGAAAGATGACGGTGCAGCCCCCGCTGAAAATAAAGAAGGGGGCGACGGTGAAAAACCACCGGAGGGAGAAAAAAACGAAGGCGGTGGCGGAGGAGAAGAGATGATCGTTCCAATTGAAGATTATTATGATGAACATACGATTAATAAGTTTATGTATTATCATCAGTATCAGCCACTTTACGTCATTGAAAGAATTCCACCTCCACAGCTATTTTCCGATGAAAACCCTAATGCATGTTGCATTACATAA